In Humulus lupulus chromosome 7, drHumLupu1.1, whole genome shotgun sequence, the following are encoded in one genomic region:
- the LOC133788721 gene encoding pentatricopeptide repeat-containing protein At4g28010 — protein sequence MIRRKFPTPLINWYFPTAVCHGYFKLFSSLPSLELDTQLRSLCEIPNSQISEAFSLFNRAVESHIFPSPSTCNFLVHAFSRSGNSDLAYSVYKKMTHFCIFPNFVSLSCLVGCFVKVHKPHFGLGVVGMIIKRGFNVNTIVMSLLLKGFNRNGEFDQAIEVYRKMGTFGLSPDIVSYNILINCLCKEGKLKESLELLVEMENSGCQPNFVTYTILMDGFCKDGRVNEAFGLLKEMGDIGLEADVVVYSTLISGLCREGNFDKGKQLFDEMLAKEITPNVVTYGCLIHQLCKIGKLKESSEMFKDMIQRGIKPDVVTYTGLIDGLCKGGLVAKAKEVFKLMVLEGEEPNTVTYNVIINGLCKEGLISDALKTLNEMLEKGLRADVVSYNTLLMGLCCNGKVDEAMKLFDVLSKDESSIEPDVITFNMLMMGLCKEGRLDDAMEIYNKMVKRGVVGSLVTYNTLMGGHLQMGFVNRAMEIWKHVLEFGLVPDSITYSVMINGFCKMHMLNIAKGLFCKMKASGFSPSEINYNTIMASLCKEGSVEQARTLFQEMRNSDHKPNLVSFNTIIDGTLKTGDIKSAKGLLRDMLNMGFQPDTLTFSTLLNRFSKLGLMDESKKILEKMMACGIPPDSFVFDSLLKGYYSRGETGEIIDLLYQIADKGVVLDTELTSTILMCICHCSDKDDVMDFLPNFAQEASKGTSVLSNDLLLKLDILPTT from the coding sequence ATGATCAGAAGAAAATTCCCTACTCCTCTAATTAATTGGTACTTCCCGACTGCCGTTTGTCATGGCTACTTTAagctcttctcttctcttccttctttggaATTGGATACCCAGTTACGTTCTCTTTGTGAAATTCCCAATTCTCAAATTTCCGAAGCATTTTCACTCTTTAATCGAGCTGTTGAGTCTCATATATTTCCTTCTCCTTCCACATGCAACTTTCTTGTTCACGCATTCTCAAGGTCAGGCAACTCTGATTTAGCGTATTCTGTTTATAAAAAAATGACCCATTTTTGCATTTTTCCAAATTTTGTATCATTGAGTTGTTTAGTTGGCTGCTTTGTTAAAGTCCATAAACCTCATTTTGGACTTGGTGTTGTGGGGATGATAATTAAGCGTGGTTTTAATGTCAATACAATTGTTATGAGTCTTCTGTTGAAGGGGTTCAATAGAAATGGTGAATTTGACCAGGCAATTGAGGTTTATAGAAAAATGGGCACTTTTGGTTTGTCACCAGATATTGTAAGTTATAACATTCTTATAAATTGCCTATGCAAGGAAGGGAAGCTCAAAGAATCGTTGGAGTTGTTGGTTGAGATGGAGAATTCGGGTTGTCAACCAAATTTCGTAACATACACAATTTTGATGGATGGCTTTTGTAAGGATGGTCGAGTGAATGAGGCATTTGGATTGCTGAAGGAGATGGGAGATATTGGTTTAGAAGCTGATGTTGTTGTGTACAGTACCCTAATAAGTGGTTTATGTAGAGAAGGGAATTTCGATAAAGGAAAACAACTCTTTGATGAGATGCTGGCAAAGGAGATCACTCCTAATGTGGTTACATATGGTTGTTTGATACACCAGCTTTGTAAAATTGGGAAACTGAAAGAATCCTCTGAAATGTTTAAGGATATGATACAACGTGGAATTAAGCCTGATGTTGTAACTTACACAGGTTTAATTGACGGGCTTTGCAAGGGAGGATTGGTTGCAAAGGCGAAAGAGGTTTTCAAGTTGATGGTACTTGAGGGTGAAGAGCCTAATACTGTTACTTACAATGTTATAATTAATGGATTGTGCAAGGAAGGTCTGATTAGTGATGCTTTAAAAACATTGAACGAGATGCTGGAGAAGGGTTTAAGGGCTGATGTGGTTTCTTACAACACGTTACTGATGGGACTTTGTTGCAATGGAAAGGTTGATGAGGCAATGAAACTTTTTGATGTTTTATCGAAGGATGAGAGCTCTATTGAGCCAGATGTTATTACCTTCAATATGCTAATGATGGGTCTCTGCAAGGAAGGTCGTCTAGATGATGCTATGGAGATCTATAATAAAATGGTGAAGAGGGGAGTGGTGGGTAGCTTAGTAACTTATAATACTTTGATGGGAGGACATCTGCAGATGGGCTTTGTCAACAGGGCAATGGAAATTTGGAAACATGTCTTGGAGTTTGGATTGGTTCCTGACTCAATTACTTATAGTGTTATGATTAATGGATTTTGCAAAATGCATATGCTTAATATTGCAAAAGGACTTTTTTGTAAAATGAAAGCTTCTGGTTTCAGCCCTTCTGAGATTAACTACAATACAATTATGGCATCCTTGTGTAAAGAAGGCAGTGTGGAGCAAGCTAGGACATTGTTTCAAGAAATGAGGAACTCAGATCATAAACCAAACCTTGTCTCTTTTAATACAATAATTGATGGAACTCTAAAAACAGGGGATATTAAGTCTGCCAAGGGATTGCTAAGAGATATGCTAAATATGGGTTTTCAACCAGATACTTTGACCTTTTCCACATTGTTAAATAGATTTTCAAAACTTGGTCTTATGGATGAGTCTAAAAAGATTCTTGAGAAGATGATGGCCTGTGGTATACCACCGGATTCCTTTGTGTTTGATTCTTTATTAAAAGGTTATTACTCAAGAGGTGAAACAGGGGAAATTATTGATTTGCTTTATCAAATTGCTGATAAGGGTGTTGTTTTGGACACAGAACTTACTTCAACTATCTTGATGTGCATCTGTCATTGCTCCGACAAGGATGATGTCATGGATTTTCTCCCCAATTTTGCTCAAGAAGCATCAAAAGGAACAAGTGTTTTAAGCAATGACTTATTACTGAAACTTGATATCTTACCTACCACTTGA